A stretch of the Vitis riparia cultivar Riparia Gloire de Montpellier isolate 1030 chromosome 13, EGFV_Vit.rip_1.0, whole genome shotgun sequence genome encodes the following:
- the LOC117929294 gene encoding cytokinesis protein sepA-like: protein MASSRPLDIDVTVVSAKHLKNVNWKHGELKPYAIFWVDPDRRLATKPDESGSTCPVWNERFTFSVNLPLHGSVLTLEVFHSKPSETPKPLVGSLQVPLKDLLDSDDSNRIKTFQLRRPSGRPQGKIRVKLAIRERPSPPAPDCYLTPPASFYYSSSPPPPAPNPGGYSHLSHTIPLPPPVPQSSSPHPYGTFCNPYPGYYGYYSRAPPPPPPRPFFDWSANYGGPSAPVDHSPYDQKQMGVKYEEANIKDRAESELGARDYYKDHRFDY, encoded by the coding sequence ATGGCATCATCTCGTCCTCTGGACATCGACGTCACCGTCGTCTCCGCTAAGCACCTCAAGAACGTTAACTGGAAACATGGTGAACTCAAGCCGTACGCCATCTTCTGGGTCGACCCGGACCGCCGGCTTGCTACCAAACCAGACGAATCCGGCTCGACTTGTCCTGTCTGGAACGAGCGGTTCACCTTCTCCGTCAACCTTCCCCTCCACGGCTCAGTCCTCACTCTCGAAGTCTTCCATTCCAAACCCTCCGAGACCCCCAAACCCCTGGTTGGATCGCTCCAAGTCCCCCTCAAAGACCTGCTCGACTCGGACGATTCCAACCGCATCAAAACATTCCAACTCCGCCGTCCCTCCGGCCGTCCCCAAGGCAAGATCCGCGTAAAACTTGCCATCCGAGAACGCCCCTCACCCCCGGCGCCCGATTGCTATCTTACCCCACCGGCGTCCTTCTATTATTCCAGTTCCCCTCCTCCACCTGCGCCTAATCCTGGAGGATACTCCCACCTATCGCATACCATTCCTCTCCCTCCTCCGGTGCCTCAATCGTCGTCTCCGCATCCCTACGGCACCTTTTGCAATCCTTATCCTGGCTACTACGGGTACTACTCGCGGgcgccgccgccgccgcctcCGAGGCCGTTCTTTGATTGGTCGGCGAATTACGGTGGGCCATCTGCGCCGGTTGATCATTCGCCCTATGATCAGAAGCAAATGGGGGTAAAGTACGAGGAGGCAAATATCAAAGACAGGGCCGAGAGTGAATTGGGTGCTCGGGACTATTACAAAGATCATCGCTTTGATTACTAA